The Spirochaetota bacterium genome has a segment encoding these proteins:
- a CDS encoding 1-acyl-sn-glycerol-3-phosphate acyltransferase: MDQIKSKESDLLRDIMKKSLLFFLFSLRSLTVAILATFIFGIPALIVALLDRTGRAPYRIGQVWARMILRLNGVRIRAVGLENIDRNRSYVFFSNHQSNLDGLAIGTTLPSPLRFVIKKSLLRIPIMGQAFKLGRMIPIDRRDGRSAVDTINRYGRELRNGISVLFFGEGRRSRDGRLQPFKKGGFIFSITSKLPLVPITVANSFNLMPSGVVGIKKGTITIIIGKAIPTIDCGIDHVESLMNRVHSVISENLENHSTCKV, encoded by the coding sequence ATGGATCAGATCAAATCGAAAGAATCGGATCTGTTGCGGGATATCATGAAAAAATCACTATTATTTTTCCTTTTTAGCCTGCGCTCCCTGACCGTTGCGATCCTGGCGACGTTCATCTTCGGCATCCCGGCACTGATCGTCGCATTACTGGACAGGACAGGGAGGGCGCCCTACCGCATCGGCCAGGTATGGGCCAGGATGATACTCCGCCTGAACGGGGTGCGCATCCGTGCGGTGGGCCTGGAAAACATCGACCGCAACAGGTCCTATGTATTCTTCTCCAATCACCAGAGCAATCTCGACGGTCTTGCCATAGGAACGACCCTTCCCTCTCCGCTCCGCTTTGTCATCAAGAAGTCTCTTTTGAGGATACCGATAATGGGACAGGCCTTCAAGCTGGGGAGGATGATTCCCATAGACCGCAGGGACGGCCGGAGCGCCGTCGATACCATCAATCGCTACGGCAGGGAACTCCGTAACGGCATCAGCGTTCTCTTCTTCGGCGAGGGGAGGAGGAGCAGGGACGGCAGGCTGCAGCCTTTCAAAAAAGGAGGGTTCATCTTTTCCATAACGTCGAAACTTCCCCTGGTGCCGATCACCGTGGCCAACAGCTTCAACCTGATGCCGTCAGGGGTCGTGGGCATAAAAAAGGGGACCATCACGATCATCATAGGCAAGGCGATTCCCACCATCGATTGCGGTATCGACCATGTTGAAAGCCTCATGAACAGGGTGCATTCGGTTATTTCCGAGAACCTGGAGAACCATTCTACCTGCAAGGTCTGA
- the larE gene encoding ATP-dependent sacrificial sulfur transferase LarE, whose protein sequence is MDTILDEKTTFLHRIIDSYGSLAVAFSGGVDSTFLLKVAKERLGNRVIAVTVRSPLTPPEEIDETRNFTALEKISHEIVAVDIFKNDRVIANPLDRCYHCKLDIFRAIIACASSRGISHVAEGSNLDDRDDYRPGARAIAELSVLTPLMEAGFTKNDIREASRAMGLGAWDKPAAPCLATRIPCGTAITEERLDAVYRAELFLHGIGLRDVRVRHHGTIARIEVPPEDREIILTNATAVAEALKRLGFAHIALDIEGYRRGSMNESTEKGRSNGQG, encoded by the coding sequence ATGGATACCATACTCGACGAAAAAACAACCTTTCTCCACCGCATCATCGATTCCTACGGTTCCCTTGCCGTGGCCTTTTCCGGCGGCGTGGACAGCACCTTCCTCCTGAAGGTGGCCAAGGAACGCTTGGGAAATCGCGTCATTGCCGTCACCGTGCGGTCGCCCCTGACCCCGCCCGAGGAGATCGATGAGACGCGGAATTTTACCGCCCTTGAAAAAATCAGCCACGAGATAGTCGCTGTGGACATTTTCAAAAACGACAGGGTCATCGCCAATCCCCTGGACCGCTGCTACCATTGCAAGCTCGATATTTTCCGCGCCATAATCGCCTGCGCCTCGTCGCGGGGAATCAGCCATGTGGCGGAAGGGTCCAACCTGGACGACCGGGACGATTACCGGCCCGGTGCCAGGGCCATCGCAGAGCTTTCGGTCCTGACCCCCCTCATGGAAGCGGGCTTCACCAAGAATGACATCAGGGAGGCCTCCCGGGCCATGGGCCTTGGGGCATGGGACAAGCCGGCCGCTCCCTGCCTGGCCACGCGGATCCCCTGCGGCACTGCCATCACAGAGGAAAGGCTCGATGCCGTGTACCGGGCCGAGTTGTTTCTTCACGGCATCGGCCTCCGGGACGTGCGGGTCCGCCACCACGGAACCATCGCCCGGATCGAGGTCCCTCCTGAAGACCGGGAGATAATACTCACCAACGCGACGGCCGTCGCGGAGGCCCTTAAAAGGCTCGGCTTTGCCCATATAGCGCTTGACATCGAGGGGTATCGCAGGGGCAGCATGAATGAATCGACTGAGAAGGGGAGGTCCAATGGACAGGGATAA
- the larB gene encoding nickel pincer cofactor biosynthesis protein LarB, with the protein MDRDKIRELLERVRSGETAVQEAMDALRMLPFEDLGFARTDNHRALRTGYPEVIYCAGKTIAQICAIVERLSAAHRTIIASRATDEVYEAVKKASPGAVFKKDARLIIIGEPVKPKTEKKILVITAGTSDIPVAEEAAVTAEAMANPVERLFDVGVAGIHRLFENASSLFSANVLVAVAGMDGALPSVIGGLVDRPVIAVPTSVGYGASFGGIGALLTMLNSCAPGVAVVNIDNGFGAGYLAGMINRIGE; encoded by the coding sequence ATGGACAGGGATAAAATCCGCGAGCTTCTGGAAAGGGTCAGGAGCGGCGAGACCGCCGTGCAGGAGGCGATGGACGCCCTCAGGATGCTCCCCTTCGAGGACCTCGGCTTCGCCAGGACCGACAATCACCGGGCCCTCCGCACCGGATACCCGGAAGTGATATACTGCGCGGGCAAAACCATCGCCCAGATTTGCGCCATCGTCGAGCGCCTGTCGGCGGCCCACCGGACCATCATCGCCAGCCGCGCCACCGACGAGGTATACGAGGCAGTGAAAAAGGCGAGCCCCGGGGCCGTGTTTAAAAAGGACGCCCGCCTCATCATCATCGGCGAGCCGGTGAAGCCAAAGACCGAAAAGAAGATATTGGTCATCACCGCAGGCACCTCCGACATCCCCGTGGCCGAGGAGGCCGCTGTCACGGCCGAGGCCATGGCTAATCCGGTGGAGCGCCTCTTCGACGTGGGCGTAGCCGGCATTCACCGCCTCTTTGAAAACGCGTCGAGCCTCTTCAGCGCCAATGTCCTCGTGGCCGTGGCCGGGATGGACGGCGCCCTTCCCAGCGTCATCGGCGGACTCGTCGACAGGCCGGTCATTGCCGTGCCCACCAGCGTTGGCTACGGCGCGAGCTTCGGCGGCATCGGCGCCCTCCTCACCATGCTGAATTCCTGCGCCCCCGGCGTGGCCGTGGTGAACATCGACAACGGCTTCGGTGCCGGATACCTCGCCGGCATGATCAACCGGATAGGGGAGTGA
- the larC gene encoding nickel pincer cofactor biosynthesis protein LarC: protein MKIAYFDCFSGVSGDMVLGALIDAGLDLDRLKKILSTIPLSGYEITAEKVMKNGIAGTSFRVIAEKTDQARHLDDILQLINKSSLSEKAKESAGAIFRAIATVEANIHGTTIDKIHFHEIGAVDSIIDIAGACAALDMMGIGAVFCSRVNVGSGFIKTDHGMLPVPAPATAKLLAGAPVYSSGIEAELATPTGAAIMKHFAGRFGPLPDMTVRTIGHGAGMKDLPAPNILRVYIGEDDAREGYDRVLSLETNIDDMNPEFYQHACERLLEAGALDVYTTPIIMKKGRPGALLTVLAREELRETLTEILFAETTTAGVRVSRLERTVLDREMRRLQTRFGEISVKILSRGGRVLTVSPEYEECRAIAKERKVPLKEVYDEAKKIAAALVPE from the coding sequence ATGAAGATCGCCTATTTCGACTGCTTTTCCGGCGTGAGTGGCGACATGGTCCTGGGAGCCCTCATCGACGCCGGACTTGACCTGGACAGGTTAAAAAAAATCCTCTCCACCATTCCTCTTTCAGGATACGAGATCACGGCCGAGAAGGTCATGAAAAACGGCATCGCCGGCACCAGCTTCAGGGTCATCGCGGAGAAAACGGACCAGGCGCGCCACCTCGATGATATACTTCAGCTCATAAACAAGAGCTCCCTTTCAGAAAAGGCAAAGGAATCCGCCGGCGCCATCTTCCGCGCAATAGCAACGGTGGAGGCCAATATTCACGGCACCACCATAGACAAAATACATTTCCACGAGATCGGCGCAGTCGATTCCATCATTGACATCGCCGGGGCCTGCGCCGCCCTTGACATGATGGGGATCGGCGCGGTATTCTGCTCCCGCGTGAACGTGGGGAGCGGATTTATCAAAACAGACCACGGCATGCTCCCGGTGCCTGCCCCCGCCACGGCAAAGCTCCTGGCAGGCGCCCCTGTCTATTCAAGCGGCATCGAGGCTGAGCTCGCCACACCCACCGGCGCGGCCATCATGAAGCATTTCGCCGGGCGCTTCGGTCCACTGCCGGACATGACGGTCCGTACCATAGGCCATGGCGCCGGCATGAAGGACCTCCCGGCGCCGAACATACTCCGCGTCTACATCGGCGAGGACGACGCCCGGGAAGGCTATGACAGGGTCCTCTCCCTTGAAACGAACATCGACGACATGAACCCGGAATTCTATCAGCACGCCTGCGAGCGGCTCCTCGAGGCCGGGGCCCTGGACGTGTACACCACGCCGATCATCATGAAGAAGGGCCGCCCCGGGGCGCTCCTCACGGTGCTGGCCCGGGAGGAGCTGCGCGAAACCCTTACGGAGATACTCTTCGCCGAGACCACCACCGCCGGCGTGCGCGTCTCCAGGCTCGAGCGCACGGTCCTCGATCGGGAGATGCGGCGCCTGCAAACGCGCTTCGGCGAGATATCGGTAAAGATACTCTCCCGGGGCGGGCGGGTCCTCACCGTGTCCCCCGAATACGAAGAGTGCCGGGCCATAGCGAAGGAGCGGAAGGTTCCCCTCAAAGAGGTATATGACGAAGCGAAAAAAATCGCGGCCGCCCTCGTACCGGAGTGA
- a CDS encoding cob(I)yrinic acid a,c-diamide adenosyltransferase has product MLPRGYIHIYTGNGKGKTSAALGLAFRASGSGLRTIVIQFMKGLPTGELEAASKTGGLVTIERYGSRRFCRPDDDSFEEHRKYTIEGYERARQIIADALYDIVILDEIITAATFKLLTDSDILALCDSLHENTELVMTGRGASDALIGRADLVTEMREIKHYYRAGVAPRRGIED; this is encoded by the coding sequence ATGCTTCCCAGGGGCTACATACATATTTATACCGGCAACGGCAAGGGAAAGACCAGCGCGGCCCTGGGCCTCGCCTTCCGCGCCTCCGGCTCGGGACTCCGGACCATCGTCATCCAGTTCATGAAGGGGCTTCCCACGGGGGAGCTTGAAGCTGCCTCGAAGACCGGCGGTCTCGTCACCATCGAGCGGTACGGAAGCAGGCGTTTCTGCAGGCCCGACGACGATTCCTTCGAGGAGCACAGGAAATACACGATAGAAGGATATGAACGGGCACGGCAGATCATAGCGGACGCCCTTTATGATATTGTCATTCTTGATGAAATCATCACCGCTGCAACATTCAAACTCCTGACCGACAGCGACATACTGGCCCTCTGCGACTCCCTGCATGAAAACACGGAGCTGGTTATGACCGGGAGGGGCGCCTCCGACGCGCTCATAGGCCGCGCGGACCTCGTCACGGAGATGAGGGAGATCAAACACTACTACCGGGCCGGCGTGGCGCCGCGCAGGGGGATTGAGGATTGA